In the Bacteroidales bacterium genome, one interval contains:
- the pckA gene encoding phosphoenolpyruvate carboxykinase (ATP) produces MKYLEFDTPASKHAGEYKADYGLENHGLVYLDKVFWNLPTEALVEEAVFRGEGHIVKGGAFHLYTGKWTARAANDKYFVKEESTEDKIDWGEYNRPMTTEKFNGLFARLQAYWQGEEIFVQDLYAGAHPEYRLPVRVISDRAWCSHFARNMLLAEKDLAKLQQFIPDFTVMVAPKFKVDPRIDGTLSETAIVINFEQRIAIIANSEYAGEIKKTVFTIMNYLKPLQDVMAMHCSANVGEKNDVALFFGLSGTGKTTLSADPKRNLIGDDEHGWSDDAVFNFEAGCYAKAIRLNAKAEPEIHACTYKFGTILENVIYDPASREIDLDDERITENTRLSYPLESIPNSVPDKMVYSQPKNVVFLTADAQGVLPPIARLDMNQAIYHFISGYTSKIAGTELGLGIEPEITFSACFGAPFMVHHPYFYANLLRQKAEKAGAKIWLVNTGWVGGKFGVGKRISIRHTRNMLNAALEGKLDNVEYRKDKLFGFDIPLSCPNVPEDVFEPSNAWGDKKEYWKKYDALASRYIENFKLFAEYTPYEVQQAGPRRLRDVGEE; encoded by the coding sequence ATGAAATATTTGGAATTTGATACCCCGGCTTCAAAACATGCCGGAGAATATAAAGCAGATTACGGCTTAGAAAATCACGGTTTAGTTTACCTCGATAAAGTTTTTTGGAATCTACCAACAGAAGCCTTAGTAGAAGAGGCTGTTTTTCGTGGTGAGGGACATATTGTAAAAGGTGGAGCTTTCCATCTGTATACCGGAAAATGGACTGCCAGAGCAGCAAATGATAAGTACTTTGTAAAAGAAGAAAGTACAGAAGATAAAATAGATTGGGGTGAATATAACCGTCCTATGACTACCGAAAAATTCAATGGCCTTTTTGCCAGATTACAAGCTTATTGGCAGGGTGAAGAAATTTTTGTTCAAGATTTATATGCCGGAGCTCATCCGGAATATCGTTTACCCGTCAGAGTTATCTCCGATAGGGCATGGTGTTCTCATTTTGCTCGAAATATGCTCCTTGCAGAAAAAGATTTAGCTAAACTGCAACAATTCATTCCCGATTTTACAGTTATGGTTGCGCCTAAATTTAAAGTCGATCCTAGAATTGACGGAACATTAAGCGAAACAGCTATTGTTATTAATTTTGAACAAAGAATAGCCATAATTGCAAACAGCGAATATGCCGGTGAGATAAAGAAAACTGTATTTACCATTATGAATTATTTAAAGCCATTACAAGATGTTATGGCAATGCACTGCTCTGCTAATGTTGGAGAAAAAAATGACGTGGCTTTATTTTTCGGACTGAGTGGAACGGGAAAAACTACTTTATCTGCCGATCCTAAGCGTAATCTTATTGGAGACGATGAACATGGGTGGAGTGATGATGCAGTATTTAATTTTGAAGCCGGATGTTATGCAAAAGCAATTCGTCTTAATGCAAAAGCTGAACCTGAAATTCATGCTTGTACCTATAAGTTTGGGACTATACTGGAGAATGTTATTTACGATCCTGCTTCTCGCGAAATAGACCTTGATGACGAAAGAATAACAGAAAATACTCGTCTCTCCTATCCATTGGAATCTATTCCTAATTCCGTTCCGGATAAAATGGTTTATTCTCAACCCAAAAATGTTGTATTCCTAACAGCAGATGCTCAAGGTGTTTTACCTCCTATTGCTCGCTTAGATATGAATCAGGCTATTTATCATTTTATTAGCGGATACACTTCTAAAATTGCAGGAACAGAATTAGGTTTGGGGATAGAGCCCGAGATTACATTTTCAGCTTGCTTTGGAGCTCCTTTTATGGTACATCACCCCTATTTTTACGCTAATCTCCTTCGTCAAAAAGCAGAAAAAGCCGGAGCCAAAATATGGCTCGTAAATACAGGTTGGGTTGGAGGAAAATTTGGTGTTGGAAAACGTATTTCTATCCGACATACCAGAAATATGCTAAATGCAGCTCTCGAAGGTAAATTAGATAATGTAGAATACAGAAAAGATAAACTTTTTGGTTTTGATATACCTCTATCTTGTCCTAATGTACCCGAAGATGTTTTTGAACCATCAAATGCTTGGGGAGACAAAAAAGAATATTGGAAAAAATATGACGCATTAGCGTCAAGGTATATTGAAAATTTCAAACTCTTTGCCGAATATACTCCTTATGAAGTTCAACAAGCCGGACCTCGAAGATTACGTGATGTTGGAGAAGAATAA